Proteins found in one Solitalea lacus genomic segment:
- the rnr gene encoding ribonuclease R, with protein sequence MAKKTMKGLRQIFTQLVVNILSQHPNQALNYKQISAKLNINDEESRKVILEVLRAEAKQGTLSEPTPGKFQIKALKTFVVGRVDMAASGSAYVITPELDQDVYIAPRKLRNALNGDTVKIFVYAKNNGRQPEGEVVEILERTKWEYSGLVTLEGKFGFLVPDDRKMLHDIFIPQQGLKNVKDGDKAIARITDWPQGAKNPIGEIIHVLGRPGENNTEMNAILADFGFPIMFPENVETEANQLSDVITSEEISKRRDFRAVTTFTIDPADAKDFDDAISFKKLENGNYEIGVHIADVSHYVQPDTLLDREAQERGTSVYLVDRVIPMLPERLSNGVCSLRPNEEKLTFSAVFEMDGKANIINEWFGRTVINSDRRFTYEEAQEILEGKDGQFADELLTLNKLAYILRDHRFALGAINFETTEVKFKLDAKGKPIGVYVKERKDAHKLIEDFMLLANRRVAEYVAKLGPKKRTYTFVYRVHDAPDETMLLKFSEFASRFGYKISTKSHKEISKSLNFLMDDVVGKKEQNVLTQLAIRSMAKAIYTTKKSSHYGLAFDYYTHFTSPIRRYPDVLSHRLLAQYLVNGKSANEAQYEKMCEHSSQMEKKAAEAERASVKYKQAEYLKDNIGEEFEGVVSGVTEWGMYVEIIDNKCEGMIRLRDMNDDFYVLDEANYCIIGQRKKKKYQLGDTVKIKVKAVNLIKRQIDFVMVLNHQ encoded by the coding sequence ATGGCGAAAAAAACAATGAAAGGATTGCGCCAGATTTTTACCCAATTGGTGGTAAATATATTATCGCAGCATCCTAACCAAGCGCTTAATTATAAGCAAATAAGCGCCAAACTAAATATTAATGATGAAGAGTCGAGGAAAGTAATTCTCGAAGTCTTACGCGCAGAGGCTAAACAGGGAACATTGAGTGAGCCAACTCCCGGTAAATTTCAGATAAAAGCGTTAAAAACATTTGTAGTCGGTCGTGTTGATATGGCTGCATCTGGTTCAGCTTATGTTATAACTCCTGAGTTGGATCAGGATGTTTACATAGCTCCTCGGAAACTACGCAATGCTTTAAACGGAGATACGGTTAAAATTTTCGTTTACGCAAAAAATAATGGTCGCCAGCCAGAAGGTGAAGTAGTGGAGATTTTGGAACGGACTAAATGGGAATACTCTGGATTAGTTACACTTGAGGGTAAATTTGGTTTCTTAGTTCCGGATGACCGAAAAATGCTGCATGATATTTTCATTCCGCAGCAAGGGTTGAAAAATGTTAAAGATGGAGATAAGGCCATTGCACGCATTACCGACTGGCCTCAGGGTGCCAAAAATCCTATCGGTGAAATTATCCATGTGTTAGGTAGGCCAGGGGAGAATAATACCGAAATGAACGCCATTTTGGCTGATTTCGGATTCCCTATTATGTTTCCTGAAAATGTTGAAACTGAGGCCAATCAGCTTTCGGATGTAATTACATCTGAAGAAATTTCAAAACGTCGTGATTTCAGAGCTGTAACTACATTTACTATCGACCCGGCTGATGCAAAAGACTTTGATGATGCAATTTCTTTCAAAAAACTGGAGAACGGAAATTATGAAATTGGGGTTCACATTGCGGATGTATCTCATTATGTTCAACCTGATACCTTATTGGATAGGGAAGCTCAAGAAAGGGGAACCTCTGTTTATTTGGTTGATCGTGTAATCCCGATGTTGCCTGAGCGTTTGTCAAACGGAGTTTGTTCGCTTAGACCCAATGAAGAGAAACTGACTTTTTCAGCCGTTTTTGAAATGGATGGGAAAGCAAATATTATCAATGAATGGTTCGGTCGCACGGTTATTAACTCTGACAGACGCTTTACCTATGAAGAAGCGCAGGAAATTTTGGAGGGTAAAGATGGACAATTTGCAGATGAGCTGCTAACATTGAACAAACTGGCTTACATTCTTCGGGATCACCGTTTTGCTTTAGGAGCCATCAATTTTGAAACAACTGAAGTTAAGTTCAAGCTTGATGCAAAAGGTAAACCTATTGGTGTTTATGTGAAAGAGCGTAAGGATGCACATAAATTGATCGAAGATTTTATGTTATTGGCCAACCGTCGGGTTGCTGAATATGTTGCTAAGCTAGGTCCTAAAAAACGTACTTATACATTTGTTTATCGTGTTCACGATGCGCCTGATGAAACAATGTTGTTGAAATTCTCAGAATTTGCTTCTCGCTTTGGTTATAAAATTAGCACAAAGAGCCATAAGGAAATTTCAAAATCATTGAATTTTCTGATGGATGACGTAGTGGGGAAAAAAGAACAGAATGTATTAACACAACTGGCAATACGTTCAATGGCCAAGGCAATTTATACTACAAAAAAGAGCAGCCATTACGGGTTAGCTTTTGATTATTATACACATTTTACCTCTCCAATCCGCCGTTATCCTGATGTTCTTTCGCATCGATTGCTTGCCCAGTATTTGGTTAATGGTAAATCGGCAAATGAAGCTCAGTATGAGAAAATGTGCGAACATTCTTCGCAAATGGAGAAAAAAGCCGCAGAGGCAGAACGTGCTTCGGTTAAGTATAAGCAAGCCGAATATTTGAAAGATAATATTGGAGAAGAGTTTGAAGGTGTGGTTTCAGGAGTAACTGAATGGGGTATGTATGTGGAAATTATTGATAACAAGTGTGAGGGAATGATTCGACTGCGAGATATGAATGATGATTTTTATGTATTGGATGAAGCCAATTACTGCATCATTGGCCAACGTAAGAAGAAAAAATATCAACTGGGAGATACCGTAAAGATTAAAGTAAAAGCAGTAAATCTTATTAAGCGCCAAATTGATTTTGTGATGGTGTTAAATCACCAGTAA
- a CDS encoding polyprenyl synthetase family protein: protein MYSIKQLQDIISKEVDQISLPAFPAELYEPIRYLMQLGGKRMRPVLTLMGCNLFTDEIQPSIIPALGLEVFHNFTLMHDDIMDNAPIRRGQATVHEKWNPNVAILSGDVMLVKAYELMMQVSDMHLRQVLNLFNKTAAEVCEGQQIDMNFEQYDTVNVDQYINMIALKTAVLLGACLKTGALLGGASEADAEHLYQFGKKLGVAFQLQDDILDVYGEPEKFGKQIGGDIIANKKTYLLIKALEMAQGTAKSSLNHWLNTQVFIAEQKVNAIKLIYDELNLRELAEEKMQAFVEDALLHLNEIKADQTRKQLLIDFANQLLVREH from the coding sequence ATGTATTCAATTAAGCAATTACAAGATATAATAAGTAAAGAAGTAGATCAAATATCATTGCCGGCGTTTCCAGCTGAGTTGTATGAACCCATTCGATATCTAATGCAATTGGGCGGAAAACGTATGCGTCCGGTATTGACACTTATGGGATGCAATTTGTTTACCGATGAAATTCAACCCTCCATAATTCCGGCTTTAGGTCTGGAGGTGTTTCATAATTTTACATTGATGCACGACGATATTATGGATAATGCCCCAATTCGTAGGGGGCAAGCTACCGTTCATGAAAAATGGAATCCTAATGTTGCAATTCTTTCCGGAGATGTGATGTTGGTAAAGGCGTATGAGTTAATGATGCAGGTTTCTGATATGCATCTTCGCCAAGTTTTGAATCTGTTTAATAAAACGGCGGCTGAAGTTTGTGAAGGTCAGCAAATCGATATGAATTTTGAACAGTATGATACTGTTAATGTTGATCAATACATCAATATGATAGCATTAAAGACTGCTGTTTTGTTAGGTGCATGTTTAAAAACGGGGGCATTGCTGGGAGGAGCATCAGAAGCTGATGCAGAACATTTGTATCAGTTTGGTAAAAAGTTGGGTGTTGCATTTCAGCTTCAAGATGATATTTTGGATGTATATGGCGAGCCGGAGAAATTTGGTAAACAGATAGGTGGAGATATCATTGCTAACAAAAAAACATATTTGTTGATTAAGGCCTTGGAAATGGCTCAAGGAACGGCAAAATCATCACTCAATCACTGGTTAAATACACAGGTTTTTATTGCTGAGCAAAAAGTAAATGCCATCAAATTAATTTATGACGAACTAAATTTACGAGAGCTTGCAGAAGAAAAGATGCAAGCATTTGTAGAGGATGCTCTTTTACATTTAAATGAAATAAAGGCCGACCAAACCCGTAAACAATTACTTATCGATTTTGCTAATCAACTCTTGGTTCGCGAACATTGA
- a CDS encoding TIGR00725 family protein: protein MNVSRIQATVIGDSDAEPEALTAAETVGAILAKMGVTVVTGGRGGVMEAASKGAAEAGGLTVGILPFEESTKANSWCKVVIPTGLGHARNYVNILSGDFIIVIGGGAATLSEICFAWIQNKPIFALKAYGGYAQEFAGKQLDTLRPDVIISCENIKELEKKVGDWLHLDDILN from the coding sequence ATGAATGTTAGCAGAATTCAAGCAACTGTAATCGGTGATTCGGATGCAGAACCGGAAGCATTAACAGCCGCCGAAACTGTTGGGGCCATTTTAGCTAAAATGGGAGTTACTGTTGTTACCGGTGGAAGAGGAGGGGTCATGGAAGCTGCTAGCAAAGGAGCTGCAGAAGCCGGAGGGTTGACTGTTGGGATTTTACCTTTTGAGGAAAGCACTAAGGCCAATTCGTGGTGTAAAGTTGTAATTCCAACAGGCCTGGGACATGCCCGTAACTATGTAAATATTCTTAGCGGGGATTTTATTATAGTGATTGGGGGAGGGGCAGCTACTCTTTCTGAAATCTGTTTCGCCTGGATTCAAAATAAACCAATCTTTGCATTGAAAGCTTATGGAGGGTATGCACAAGAGTTTGCTGGAAAGCAATTGGATACATTACGTCCGGATGTAATTATCTCTTGCGAGAATATTAAAGAACTGGAAAAAAAGGTTGGCGACTGGCTTCACCTGGATGATATTTTAAATTAA
- a CDS encoding nucleotidyl transferase AbiEii/AbiGii toxin family protein — MSSTYKIDLNKIRQENMKEVFVLLEKSLSELKIDFYLIGAIARDVWISGVHKMTANRTTRDLDLAVLVSAEEEYKQLKEYLVNTGRFVPSRENQYVLIFEEGIEVDLLPFGGLEIEGLKLPNSLALTTNITGFTEVFTEATQLMEIEGLPFKVCTLPGIVVLKLIAYDDRPEMRRKDLVDIGDILLKYDSIAGDELYSEKHYDLLELENTLVISARLMGRQLKPILEKSEPLKERIVSILINNRLTPHDCHINQANYRNVTDEESTIDLLKELLTGLTHDH, encoded by the coding sequence ATGAGCAGTACCTACAAAATAGATTTAAATAAAATCCGTCAGGAAAACATGAAAGAGGTCTTTGTCTTGCTCGAAAAATCCCTTTCAGAGCTAAAAATTGACTTTTATTTAATTGGTGCCATTGCGCGGGACGTATGGATTTCAGGAGTCCATAAAATGACGGCTAACCGTACAACCCGCGATCTGGATTTGGCCGTATTAGTGAGTGCAGAAGAAGAGTACAAGCAACTGAAAGAATACCTGGTTAATACCGGGCGTTTTGTCCCTTCGCGCGAAAATCAATACGTGCTGATTTTTGAGGAAGGTATAGAGGTTGACCTGCTTCCTTTTGGTGGTTTGGAGATTGAAGGACTAAAATTACCTAACAGCCTGGCATTAACCACTAACATTACAGGGTTTACGGAGGTTTTTACCGAAGCCACCCAGTTAATGGAAATTGAAGGGCTGCCATTTAAAGTATGTACTCTGCCGGGTATAGTGGTGTTAAAGCTCATAGCTTATGACGATCGTCCCGAAATGCGGCGCAAGGATTTAGTTGATATAGGTGATATCTTATTGAAATACGACAGCATAGCTGGCGATGAGTTATACAGCGAAAAACATTATGACCTTCTTGAACTTGAAAACACGCTGGTTATATCTGCTCGTTTAATGGGAAGGCAATTGAAACCCATCCTGGAAAAATCAGAGCCATTAAAGGAGCGAATTGTAAGCATATTAATCAACAATCGTTTAACTCCGCATGATTGCCACATTAACCAGGCTAATTACCGCAATGTGACCGACGAAGAAAGTACAATCGATTTATTAAAAGAACTCTTAACCGGACTAACCCATGACCACTAA
- a CDS encoding type IV toxin-antitoxin system AbiEi family antitoxin → MKQGLINEVLAQLATILPKNTVWKVLEPTNQWLDGQVELTMQGQKLTFPVEYKTEVRNQHLPKLLNQKEQCENLLLVAGYIYPKIREELRTVGINYIETSGNVYLNQPPFYIFIDGHKKEAPKQELKTRVFTKTGLKVVFALLLNPELLNAPYRIIADEAGVALDTVHNVINGLKELRFIKPIADKQYLFENQKELFNRWMHEYDAKLKPDLHLGNFRFAKPDDFYTWKNTPINAPATQWGAEPAADLLTNYLRPAILTLYTDEPKIEVMKQLKLLPDKNGNVQLYQKFWQTNKDDHQPHVPDLLVYADLVNHGDPRNFEVAQKIDEQYLQNRFK, encoded by the coding sequence ATGAAGCAAGGATTAATCAATGAAGTGTTAGCTCAACTGGCTACAATATTGCCCAAAAACACGGTTTGGAAAGTACTTGAACCCACTAACCAATGGTTAGATGGACAGGTAGAACTCACTATGCAGGGGCAAAAACTTACATTTCCTGTAGAATATAAAACAGAAGTTAGGAATCAACATCTTCCAAAATTGCTAAATCAAAAGGAGCAATGTGAGAATTTATTGCTGGTAGCCGGCTATATTTATCCTAAAATACGGGAAGAATTACGTACGGTTGGAATCAATTATATAGAGACGTCAGGCAATGTTTACCTAAATCAGCCACCGTTCTACATCTTTATTGATGGCCATAAAAAAGAGGCCCCAAAGCAAGAACTTAAAACCAGAGTTTTTACCAAAACAGGATTAAAGGTGGTGTTTGCCTTATTGCTAAACCCTGAGCTTCTTAACGCACCGTATAGGATTATTGCCGATGAAGCCGGTGTGGCCTTAGATACCGTCCATAATGTCATCAACGGTTTAAAAGAATTGCGTTTTATCAAACCAATTGCTGATAAACAATACTTATTCGAAAACCAAAAGGAACTCTTTAACCGATGGATGCACGAATATGATGCAAAACTAAAGCCCGATTTGCATTTGGGTAATTTTCGTTTTGCTAAACCCGATGATTTTTATACCTGGAAAAACACACCAATTAACGCACCGGCAACCCAATGGGGGGCTGAGCCCGCGGCTGATTTATTGACTAATTACTTGAGGCCTGCAATACTTACACTTTATACAGATGAGCCTAAAATAGAAGTAATGAAACAGCTGAAACTATTGCCCGACAAAAATGGAAATGTTCAGCTTTACCAGAAATTTTGGCAAACAAATAAAGATGATCATCAGCCTCATGTACCCGATCTTTTAGTATATGCTGATTTAGTAAACCACGGCGATCCACGAAACTTTGAAGTAGCACAAAAAATTGATGAGCAGTACCTACAAAATAGATTTAAATAA
- a CDS encoding DUF1778 domain-containing protein, translated as MSTAIKENARFDVRLPKEQKEFFEKAAYLGGFRNLTDFIILTIQEKAKEIIKEKEQIIASEKDSEIFFNEITNSKKPSKTLKKALED; from the coding sequence ATGAGTACAGCGATTAAAGAAAATGCGAGATTTGATGTACGTCTTCCCAAAGAACAAAAAGAATTCTTTGAAAAAGCTGCATATTTAGGTGGTTTTAGAAATTTAACAGACTTCATTATTCTAACCATACAAGAAAAAGCAAAAGAAATAATCAAAGAAAAAGAACAAATAATTGCCTCTGAAAAAGACAGCGAAATCTTTTTTAATGAAATTACTAATTCTAAGAAGCCTTCAAAAACATTGAAAAAGGCCTTAGAAGATTAG
- a CDS encoding transposase has product MDGKLLEEQYVHFLSDYLIWDQREHAEEWMLFEENLGECISIDETALSQGELYTVITNKAAKGKKGALIALVKGTNSEDVRKVLERISPRKRNNVKEVTLDMAPTMERIAKYSFPKASLVTDRFHVQKLAYEAVQEMRIHYRWQALEQENKEIELGKETGMKYRPEVLDNGDTMKQLLARSRYLLFKAESKWTPTQRRRAELLFERYPDLERAYELAMHLGRVFHSTKDKGLGFTRLAQWYDKVEKAGFKSFNTVARSIQYHYLTILNYFDNRSTNASAESFNAKIKAFRSAFRGVRNISFFLFRLSNIYA; this is encoded by the coding sequence GTGGATGGAAAGCTATTAGAGGAACAATATGTTCATTTCTTAAGCGATTATTTGATCTGGGATCAGCGGGAACACGCCGAAGAATGGATGCTGTTCGAAGAAAACCTGGGAGAATGCATCAGCATCGATGAAACGGCTCTGTCCCAGGGAGAACTGTACACGGTCATTACCAACAAGGCCGCCAAGGGAAAAAAAGGAGCTTTAATTGCCCTGGTAAAAGGCACCAATAGTGAGGATGTCAGGAAGGTGCTGGAACGCATCTCGCCTCGAAAAAGAAACAACGTAAAAGAGGTGACCCTGGACATGGCTCCAACCATGGAAAGAATTGCCAAGTATTCCTTTCCGAAAGCAAGTTTGGTCACCGACCGGTTTCATGTCCAAAAACTGGCTTATGAGGCGGTTCAGGAAATGCGGATTCACTATCGATGGCAAGCCCTTGAACAGGAGAACAAGGAGATCGAGCTGGGAAAGGAAACTGGAATGAAGTACCGCCCAGAAGTGCTTGACAACGGCGATACGATGAAACAGTTGCTGGCCAGAAGCCGGTATCTCTTGTTCAAAGCAGAAAGCAAATGGACGCCCACCCAAAGAAGACGAGCGGAGCTCTTATTCGAAAGATATCCCGATTTAGAAAGAGCCTATGAACTGGCCATGCATCTTGGAAGGGTGTTCCATTCCACTAAAGACAAAGGACTGGGCTTTACAAGGCTTGCCCAATGGTACGATAAAGTGGAGAAAGCCGGATTTAAGTCCTTCAATACGGTAGCCCGGTCCATACAATATCACTACCTGACCATTCTGAATTACTTCGACAACCGCAGTACCAATGCTTCGGCCGAGTCTTTTAATGCCAAGATCAAAGCCTTCCGCTCTGCCTTTAGAGGCGTTAGAAATATTAGCTTCTTCCTCTTTAGATTATCGAATATCTATGCCTGA
- a CDS encoding TlpA family protein disulfide reductase has product MKHYLLIIGIFFSINLLGQANEINPQEKFAVLKGKVKNNKEQEWSICLIGYFNNSIQTIPIDKKGCFETKIKLTDEYQDVYLYLNNEAYIQYLKPNDSLEINWDANDFTNSFEIKSKNNIRNREIQLLMGLHQEFWKDFLKLNKELYEIKSSDSVKFSKINTLYNKEINFLLKDGIIKGTSEKIACDIYFRYTSVLQSERLLPHYYLKITTPTEISNKVAVLYNKEPYKILSEWYFNQSNEYRNFIFNYIRFFRPFDIEIPDGGISEEAPNKAPFSPCWKDYYFGLANISLYEIRDWYVTKCIMLGFYYYSFNEVEAVYKDFLPRAKTKEYIDTLNAFYAKVSKLKPGNSAPVFTLKNEKGQTVSLSDFKGKAVYIDFWGVGCPPCVSDIKNHVPALHENNKNKDIVFLNICVDVDETIWKSNLDKLNLHGVNLLAEGWTRHPVCRDYGITGIPHYVLIDKDGKIVNNNAPRPYQKEELQKALDEVLAN; this is encoded by the coding sequence ATGAAGCACTATTTATTAATTATAGGGATATTTTTCTCTATTAACCTTTTGGGACAAGCCAATGAAATCAATCCACAAGAAAAATTTGCGGTACTAAAAGGAAAAGTAAAAAACAATAAAGAGCAGGAATGGAGCATTTGCTTGATCGGTTACTTTAATAATTCTATTCAGACTATACCGATTGACAAAAAAGGCTGCTTTGAAACTAAAATTAAACTTACAGACGAGTACCAAGATGTGTACCTCTACTTAAATAACGAAGCCTATATTCAATATTTAAAACCCAATGACTCTTTAGAAATTAATTGGGATGCTAACGATTTCACAAACAGTTTTGAAATAAAAAGTAAAAACAATATCCGCAACCGGGAAATTCAGCTTTTAATGGGTTTGCATCAGGAATTCTGGAAGGATTTTCTTAAACTGAACAAGGAGCTATACGAAATCAAATCTTCCGACTCTGTTAAATTTTCAAAAATTAACACACTTTACAATAAAGAGATTAATTTTTTGCTAAAAGATGGAATTATAAAAGGAACATCAGAAAAAATTGCTTGTGATATTTATTTCAGATACACATCTGTATTGCAAAGTGAAAGACTTTTACCGCATTATTATTTGAAAATAACCACGCCTACAGAGATCAGCAATAAAGTTGCTGTTCTTTATAACAAGGAACCTTATAAAATACTGTCAGAATGGTATTTTAATCAATCTAATGAATACAGAAACTTCATATTCAATTATATCCGATTTTTTAGACCATTTGATATCGAAATTCCTGATGGAGGTATTTCAGAGGAAGCCCCAAACAAAGCACCATTTTCACCTTGTTGGAAGGATTACTACTTCGGCTTAGCAAATATTTCCCTTTATGAAATACGCGACTGGTACGTAACTAAATGTATTATGTTGGGCTTTTATTATTATTCGTTTAACGAAGTCGAGGCAGTTTATAAAGATTTTTTACCTCGTGCAAAAACTAAGGAATACATTGATACACTCAATGCTTTCTATGCAAAGGTTAGCAAGCTAAAGCCTGGCAATTCAGCTCCTGTGTTTACACTTAAAAATGAAAAAGGTCAAACGGTATCTCTTTCAGATTTTAAAGGAAAGGCGGTTTACATCGATTTTTGGGGTGTGGGATGTCCACCATGTGTATCTGATATAAAAAATCACGTTCCAGCTTTGCATGAAAACAACAAGAATAAGGACATCGTATTCCTGAACATTTGTGTTGATGTTGATGAAACTATATGGAAGTCGAACCTAGATAAGCTTAATTTACATGGAGTAAACTTACTTGCTGAAGGTTGGACGAGACATCCTGTTTGTAGAGATTATGGAATTACAGGAATACCTCATTATGTATTAATTGATAAGGATGGAAAAATTGTAAACAACAACGCTCCACGACCATATCAAAAAGAAGAATTGCAAAAAGCCTTGGATGAGGTTTTGGCTAATTAA
- a CDS encoding helix-turn-helix domain-containing protein, producing MIFLSSNIKWLRKRAKKSQGILAEQLHITREMLNSYEHGLANPSLQVLVNMADYFGLSTDSLLRINLTTYHELQFRALLEKEQLKGHLEPK from the coding sequence ATGATTTTTTTGAGTTCAAATATTAAGTGGTTAAGGAAAAGGGCTAAAAAAAGTCAGGGAATATTGGCAGAACAATTGCATATCACCAGAGAAATGCTGAACAGCTATGAGCATGGCTTAGCCAATCCTTCACTACAAGTGTTGGTTAACATGGCCGATTATTTCGGGCTCAGCACTGATTCACTATTGCGAATAAACCTAACCACGTATCACGAATTACAATTCAGAGCGTTGTTAGAAAAGGAACAATTGAAAGGCCATCTAGAACCAAAATAG
- the dinB gene encoding DNA polymerase IV, whose translation MIRNIVHLDLDSFFVSVEVLRNSKLIDKPVLIGGMSDRGVVASCSYEARRFGVRSAMPMRMAKMLCPDAIVVKGDMEEYSRKSAEVTQIIKESAPVVEKASIDEHYLDITGMDRFFGCQQWTHELRQRIIKETGLPISFGLSVNKTVAKVATGEAKPNGEKFVESPLVKSFLNPLSIIKLPGVGGKTYQLLRSMGIDKIHTLAHIAPEQLYQVLGENGITIWQKANGIDESPVIPYTERKSISTETTFDKDTINVEYLNQLLQAMVMELAFELRKEKRLTSCVTVKLRYSNFDTETKQARISYTALDKPLIDITRELFNKLYSRRMLVRLIGVRFSHLVTGFEQINLFSESVEQYNLFQAMDKIRKRFGEKAITIAGILQ comes from the coding sequence ATGATTAGGAACATAGTGCATTTAGATCTCGATTCTTTTTTCGTATCAGTTGAAGTACTTAGAAACAGTAAGCTGATAGATAAACCGGTGTTAATAGGCGGCATGTCTGACCGAGGGGTAGTGGCTTCGTGCAGCTATGAAGCAAGGAGATTCGGCGTTAGATCAGCAATGCCGATGCGTATGGCTAAGATGCTCTGCCCGGATGCAATTGTTGTAAAAGGAGATATGGAAGAATACTCTCGAAAATCAGCCGAAGTGACACAGATTATCAAAGAGAGCGCACCTGTGGTCGAAAAAGCCTCTATTGATGAGCACTACCTGGATATTACCGGTATGGATAGATTTTTTGGCTGTCAGCAATGGACGCATGAGCTTAGACAACGAATTATTAAAGAAACAGGGTTGCCAATTTCTTTCGGATTATCGGTAAATAAAACGGTTGCCAAAGTTGCTACAGGTGAGGCCAAGCCAAATGGTGAAAAGTTTGTTGAATCACCTTTAGTAAAATCATTCTTAAATCCGCTTTCAATTATAAAGCTACCTGGAGTAGGAGGGAAAACTTATCAGTTATTGAGGAGTATGGGCATTGACAAAATACATACGCTGGCTCATATTGCACCCGAACAGTTGTACCAAGTATTGGGTGAAAATGGTATTACTATATGGCAAAAGGCAAACGGTATTGATGAATCGCCGGTCATTCCTTATACGGAGCGAAAATCTATAAGCACTGAAACCACCTTCGACAAAGACACAATCAATGTAGAATACCTGAATCAGCTCTTACAAGCTATGGTAATGGAGCTTGCATTTGAGCTTCGAAAAGAAAAACGACTGACTTCATGTGTTACGGTAAAATTGCGGTATTCAAATTTTGATACAGAAACCAAGCAAGCCAGGATATCTTATACAGCACTTGATAAACCATTAATAGATATTACCCGCGAACTTTTTAATAAACTGTATTCGAGGCGAATGCTGGTACGTTTGATTGGTGTTCGGTTTTCTCATTTGGTAACGGGATTTGAGCAAATTAATCTGTTTAGCGAGTCTGTTGAACAATACAATCTTTTTCAGGCAATGGATAAAATACGTAAGCGTTTTGGTGAAAAGGCCATTACTATAGCAGGGATACTTCAATAA